The Calditrichota bacterium genomic interval TTCACATCCTCCAACGAAGGGAAAATCGGCATGCGTTTGTAAATCCAGCGCGTGCTTTGCCGGTTTGAAAATTTACGGGCCGGTTTCATAACGGTGGATATTTCGCCGTAGCCCAGTATTTTCAGTTCGAGCGGATATTTAAGCAGGGCATGGTAATCCCTGAAAAACTCCGCGGCCAGGGTCTGTTCATTTTTCAGAAGTTGAATAAAATCCTGCCAGTTTTCTTCAGAGATGAATTCACAAAGTGTGTTCGTTAACAAATCCTTCAGGAAGATATTTTCCTGATTCAAAAGGGTGGTAAGGGCAGGTTGGCCGCAGCAGCCTGTAAAAATAATTTTGAGTAATCGTACGGTAACGGTTGGATTTTGAATCCGAAACCGAAGAAAATTTTCCAGCTCTGTGGGATTTGCTGACAGCAGGTCGTCATTGGCCTGAATAATTTGTTGAATCATTTGAAGCACGGGCTCATTTTTCAATATCTTTTCCGGAGATGATTCGGTGGATACTGTTTTCCCGTGAATAAAGATTTTTCGGCAGCGGTCTTCAGCGGGTGTCTGACTGACTAATTTTAACAGGCGCCGTTTGAGATCGGCTGCCTGCCAATAGCTCTGGATAATTCCTTCCATTGTAAACTCCATTACAGGTCTCTCACAAAGAATTTCACGGCCTGCATCATCATTTTTGTTTTCAGGCTGTTTAAATCGCTTATGGATTTTTCAAGGATAGTCAGAATGTCGTCTGCCTGATTGAGGGTCGTAATAAGGGGCGGCAGAAATTGCACCACGGAGGGGTCGTTCCCGGAAAAAACGGCAAAAATACCGTTGTCGTACAAAAGCTTGGAAAGAGCCATGGCCTTAAGGGGAGCATCGAATTTGAGGCCGATCATGAGGCCTTTCTGTCGGACCGTGAATTTGGGTTTGGTCACGCGTGCCGCAATTTGTCGAAACCCTTCACTAAAATGATCTGCCAGTTCATTCACGTGAGTCAGAAATTCCGGTTGAGAAGATATTTCTAACACCTTGAGTGCCGGGAAGCAACCCACCTCACTTCCGCCAAAGGTTGAGATGTGAATAAAGGGATCTTCCAGGAAGATTTTTTCCAGGTCGGGTTTGAAACAGGTTGCCGTAATCGGGTAGAGCCCGCCGCTCAGTCCCTTTCCAATGACCAGAATGTCCGGTTCCACATTCCAGTTTTCTACCGCCCAGAGTCTCCCGGTGCGGCCCAGCCCGGTTTGGACCTCGTCGATAATAAAGAGAGCGCCCCGGTCGTTGCAGAGCTTTTGCACCGCGGGGAGATAATCATCATCGGGAATGACCATACCGAGTGTGGCGGGAATGGGTTCCAGAATGACGGCGGCTGTCTGGTCGTCAATGGCTTTGTCCAGCGCCGGGATGTCATTAAAGGT includes:
- a CDS encoding aspartate aminotransferase family protein, with protein sequence MYFGYANKKEILSDYADFVSKGKVAFFKKFRMDVVMGKREGIYFYDIESDKRLINCHCNGGVFNLGHRNPDILSALQNGMQDFDIGNHHLISAARARLGAKLAELTPGKISKTVFGVGGGEAVDLALKLAMGHTQRPKIISAQGGYHGHTGLALAAGHEQFRKRFGIHLNNFTFNDIPALDKAIDDQTAAVILEPIPATLGMVIPDDDYLPAVQKLCNDRGALFIIDEVQTGLGRTGRLWAVENWNVEPDILVIGKGLSGGLYPITATCFKPDLEKIFLEDPFIHISTFGGSEVGCFPALKVLEISSQPEFLTHVNELADHFSEGFRQIAARVTKPKFTVRQKGLMIGLKFDAPLKAMALSKLLYDNGIFAVFSGNDPSVVQFLPPLITTLNQADDILTILEKSISDLNSLKTKMMMQAVKFFVRDL